A region from the Lysobacter antibioticus genome encodes:
- a CDS encoding YceI family protein yields the protein MNSVTRSALATLALLAGSSLAGGAQAAPVAYKIDPSHTYPSFEADHMGVSVWRGKFNKSEGTVVLDKKAGSGTVEVTIDTKSIDFGLDAMNEHANKPELFDTAKFPTATYKGKFADFVAGAPTRVDGELTLHGVTKPLSLKIAKFKCIPHPMLKRELCGADASASFQRDQFGMAAGKEYGFSMNVDLRIQVEAVAAE from the coding sequence ATGAACTCAGTCACCCGTTCGGCTCTGGCTACGTTGGCGCTGTTGGCCGGTTCGTCCCTCGCAGGCGGCGCTCAGGCGGCGCCGGTCGCCTACAAGATCGATCCTTCGCATACCTATCCGAGTTTCGAAGCCGATCACATGGGCGTGTCGGTGTGGCGCGGCAAATTCAACAAGTCCGAGGGCACGGTCGTGCTCGACAAGAAGGCCGGCAGCGGTACGGTCGAGGTCACGATCGATACGAAGAGCATCGACTTCGGCCTGGATGCGATGAACGAGCATGCCAACAAGCCCGAGCTGTTCGACACCGCCAAGTTTCCGACCGCGACCTACAAAGGCAAGTTCGCCGATTTCGTCGCCGGCGCGCCGACCCGGGTCGACGGCGAGCTGACCCTGCACGGCGTGACCAAGCCGCTGAGCCTGAAGATCGCCAAGTTCAAATGCATCCCGCATCCGATGCTCAAGCGCGAGCTGTGCGGCGCCGACGCCAGCGCGAGCTTCCAGCGCGACCAGTTCGGCATGGCGGCCGGCAAGGAGTACGGTTTCAGCATGAACGTGGATCTGCGCATCCAGGTCGAGGCAGTCGCCGCCGAATAA
- a CDS encoding DUF1428 domain-containing protein, translating into MSYVDGFVLAVPKKNLAAYRRLARKAGKIWMEFGALQYVESVADDVKPGKSTSFPQAVKLKPDEVVVFSWIVYKSRAQRDRINKKVMADPRLADMMDPKALPFDGKRMIFGGFKYVVSY; encoded by the coding sequence ATGAGTTACGTCGATGGTTTCGTATTGGCGGTACCGAAGAAGAATCTCGCCGCTTATCGCCGGCTCGCACGCAAGGCCGGCAAGATATGGATGGAATTCGGCGCGCTGCAGTACGTCGAATCGGTCGCCGACGACGTCAAGCCCGGCAAATCCACCTCGTTCCCGCAGGCGGTGAAGCTCAAGCCGGACGAGGTCGTCGTGTTTTCGTGGATCGTGTACAAGTCGCGCGCGCAGCGCGATCGCATCAACAAGAAGGTCATGGCCGACCCGCGCCTGGCCGACATGATGGACCCGAAGGCCTTGCCGTTCGACGGCAAGCGGATGATCTTCGGCGGTTTCAAGTACGTGGTGTCTTACTGA